actataaaattgaaggttcttgttatttttttttttttgaaaataaaatttaaaaacttttactTATAAGGTACATATTAGGTAGACTCATTAAATAGAGGGATTCATTTTAGATAAGTTAATATGTTACAAATATACATTCACAGAAATTAAAGAATGAATTGAATGAAGCTTAGCTTGAATATatcaactattttattttattttatttttaagtatgTATGTGGTGTTTTACCTTGCTTCCATTTTAGCTTCTTGTCCTATAGTTGAGTTTTGGCTTTTCCTTTGTTAAAGATTAATGTTTTTTTCGCAGTAGTATGTTATTCATGTAAAATCCATTCTAacactttcttttttatttaatgctgttatctttaattttattgagCAACCTCGCATCAATGCCCCCAAACTAAAaacacaaagggtaaaattgtccTTTACAATATAAAAGAACAAATATATTACCTACATActtttaatgataaaaataaataaaaaattaaatattgttaCCATCCAATTAATAATGTCAATATTTAAAATAGTATCTCTTAATTTTGAGAGTAGCAAATAAATTATCTAATAAAACTATCCCTTAACATTAGTATTCCCTTCATATATATTGTTAACAATAATATTGATTACGAACATGATAtgcgtacactaaaatcagccactaaagttAGTCacaagtataaaatatatgttaaaatataaatacatattgagaataaattaaactacatatgtgtttatatataaataaattggtAACTGATTTTGGTGTGCAAATAACAATTTTGTATTGATTATGTTTCTAATTTCCACCTCAAACTAAATTGATAATTTACTCTATTTCACATTGATAATGTACCTAATATATATTTTGGGCCTTGATATGAACATGTAAATTATTTTCAGGCAGAATGGCCCATAGATGTGTCATTAACAAGAGATGACTATTTCATGAGGTGGAAATATGCAAGCTACAATTTCACCATGGCATCTTTTTGGACACCCCACTTGGTAAGATCCCATGAAGGTGCAAAAGGACCAAGCCAAACAGGCCTTTACAGCCTTTACCTTGATGAGCCTGATGAGAAATGGATCACCCAAATTCAAGACTTTGACTACATCATTCTCAATGGAGGCCATTGGTTCACAAGGTCAATGGTCTTCTATGAGAATCAAAAACTTGTTGGCTGCCATTATTGCCTCTTAGAAAATGTCCCTGACCTAACCATGTACTATGGTTATAGAAAGGCATTTAGGACTGCTTTTAGGGCAATCAATAACCTAGAGAATTTTAAGGGCATCACATATCTTAGGACATTTTCACCCTCACATTTTGAGAATGGGTTGTGGAATCAAGGTGGGAATTGTGTTAGGACTAAGCCATTTAGGAGCAATGAGACACAATTAGAGGGTCTTAATTTGGAGTTTTATATGATCCAATTAGAAGAGTTTAAGGTTGCTGAAAAGGAAGCTAGAAAGAAGGGATTGAGATTAAGGTTGCTTGACACAACACAAGCAACATTGTTGAGACCAGATGGGCATCCAAGTAGGTTTGGTCATTGGCCCAATGAGAATGTTACATTGTACAATGATTGTGTTCATTGGTGCTTGCCTGGTCCCATTGACACGTGGAGTGATTTCCTTCTTGAAATGTTGAAGATGGAGGGTGTTAGATCAGCTCAAGAGAAGAAGCTTCATTTCAGAACAAATTAAATCAATATACATTATTTCATGCATGATGCAAATTATTCATCAATTTTATACATATTTGTAATTGTATTTGTATTATTTGCATCAAACTACCTTGCCCAGCCTTATATGTGCTTTGTAAATTTTTCTTTTGAACTTTCAAAtctgattatttaatttatgcCTTATGGtgggttttatttttaaaataataaaaaatgaagatatatatatatatatatatatatatatatatatattacaaaaaatgggtaacaaattaaattatgaaTGATAAAGTTTCAAATAAAGTAACACTTAATTCAGTTGCATCCTACAATAATGATGGGACCTTAATTATCTTGGAACAAACATTTTCGGAATTCAGAGCACCATGATTTCTAAAGATCACGTAAAGAGATGGTAGAAATTTCGT
The sequence above is drawn from the Arachis hypogaea cultivar Tifrunner chromosome 4, arahy.Tifrunner.gnm2.J5K5, whole genome shotgun sequence genome and encodes:
- the LOC112797992 gene encoding protein trichome birefringence-like 19, which produces MKFQVMELLFGKNTPKQMIPKVTLLAVFAILVFTVTPLSYPLFRYSSSSSYLKKNSDKASSAFDDLNQFSQSLPSTSVKKCDIFSGEWVPNPKAPYYTNKTCWAIHEHQNCMKYGRPDSEFMKWRWKPNGCDLPVFNPFQFLELVRGKSLAFVGDSVGRNQMQSMICLLSRAEWPIDVSLTRDDYFMRWKYASYNFTMASFWTPHLVRSHEGAKGPSQTGLYSLYLDEPDEKWITQIQDFDYIILNGGHWFTRSMVFYENQKLVGCHYCLLENVPDLTMYYGYRKAFRTAFRAINNLENFKGITYLRTFSPSHFENGLWNQGGNCVRTKPFRSNETQLEGLNLEFYMIQLEEFKVAEKEARKKGLRLRLLDTTQATLLRPDGHPSRFGHWPNENVTLYNDCVHWCLPGPIDTWSDFLLEMLKMEGVRSAQEKKLHFRTN